From a single Brassica oleracea var. oleracea cultivar TO1000 chromosome C5, BOL, whole genome shotgun sequence genomic region:
- the LOC106294151 gene encoding uncharacterized protein LOC106294151: MCSKTSIGNYGDDYSGSCPKKQKSNNNGKRRVPRRGPGVAELEKIRLEEQHISSSAQLPPPQPEKPPSVIHTTTTMRSGPVYPFPSYFTAGSFPSDLIPPAPVFQRNHDSCLHYLAPMNIPNPGFYQFIEPPSNQSSCHDNVSQFSDSQKIVAAKRPWQVMAESTRCDVGPTVTISRNGKQIKPLDQRLRNHFQDSGTTFRNPITIDSPSPPIIPNSSLDFPRFMHYEQKDGFNRESMPQRGVVNASSNRKPFYSFLPANEQRNGDQDLSISLRTEKYDTVTDHGIDLRLKL; the protein is encoded by the exons ATGTGTAGCAAGACAAGCATTGGAAACTATGGAGATGATTACTCAGGTTCGTGTCCCAAAAAACAGAAGAGTAATAACAATGGAAAAAGAAGAGTTCCTCGAAGAGGTCCTGGTGTTGCCGAACTCGAGAAGATCCGTCTCGAAGAACAACACATCTCTTCCTCCGCACAACTTCCTCCTCCTCAGCCGGAAAAACCTCCGTCTGTGATTCATACGACCACCACCATGAGATCCGGTCCGGTTTACCCGTTCCCGTCTTATTTTACAGCCGGATCTTTCCCTAGTGATCTGATCCCTCCGGCTCCAGTTTTTCAAAGGAATCACGATTCGTGTCTTCACTATCTCGCACCC ATGAATATACCGAATCCAGGGTTTTATCAGTTTATAGAGCCCCCTTCAAATCAATCATCTTGCCATGACAATGTCTCTCAATTTTCTGACAGCCAAAAG ATCGTGGCGGCAAAAAGGCCATGGCAAGTTATGGCAGAGTCTACGAGATGTGACGTGGGACCGACGGTAACCATATCAAG AAATGGTAAACAAATCAAGCCCCTTGACCAAAGATTGAGAAATCATTTTCAAGATTCAGGAACCACATTTAGAAATCCAATCACCATTGATTCTCCTTCACCACCAATTATACCAAATTCTTCACTCGATTTCCCGCGCTTCATGCAT TATGAACAGAAGGACGGGTTTAATCGTGAAAGCATGCCACAAAGAGGCGTTGTTAATGCTTCCTCAAACAGAAAACCGTTCTACAGTTTCCTGCCTGCGAATGAGCAGAGAAATGGCGACCAAGATCTATCTATTAGCTTGAGAACCGAGAAATATGACACAGTCACTGATCACGGCATTGATCTTCGCCTTAAGTTATAA
- the LOC106292853 gene encoding uncharacterized protein LOC106292853 → MARLSLFLSFLSVIALISSVNGRVLNSLSADKSILVSDGSQEESSYEILTLDPPNRLSKNACVHVYGFLPCADNVAGYVFQVFSFGCLLIIGENFLSEGRTKLFVIFEVGFYGGIVFPLLTMFTRIALILSSGLTGSREIANSMVDNNVGVTVAYTVFALTMQWGACVVFGLSGLGSDQSIRNGEVQRISSDTTIPRRQLIMKIVAAGVKADPKNKKAAGIMLLTLLPFVMVTLSEMFDSKSWKDRIVLITLIISGSATVVYFLYSYFDTADQEKSLDRARFELMSEVHKHLQNFSPQSFIKNGQLSKESLHRLFEKIDVNKDGKIQVSELKDLTVEFGMLGRMKCDIHELATTLLADFDSDSDGEIDEIEFEKGISRWLKQYKFSFDSTECQRDNRAEDRVLRMEQPKESLVAKLLSQRTMRATIEVIVGILIVLFLATPFMANIELLSKSAGVPSFYVVFVVIPLARNLRNALTAHFCRKKDKARVTSDTFSEIYKDVTMNNLLGISIILAIVYTRGLTWDYSTEVLIIVIVGLIIGVPAYVRSTYPFWICVLAFALYFFSLVLVYLHFNSRDKIGTLTSNI, encoded by the exons ATGGCACGTCTTTCTCTGTTTCTGTCCTTTCTCTCTGTAATAGCTCTGATCTCTTCCGTAAACGGTCGTGTTTTAAATTCTTTGTCTGCGGATAAATCAATCTTGGTCTCCGATGGATCTCAAGAAGAATCCAGCTATGAAATTCTAACTCTCGATCCGCCAAATCGCCTTTCCAAGAATGCTTGTGTTCATGTCTACGGGTTTCTGCCATGTGCAGACAATGTTGCAGGATACGTCTTCCAAGTTTTCTCCTTTGGTTGTCTACTGATCATCGGTGAAAACTTCTTGTCTGAAGGAAGGACTAAGCTCTTTGTGATCTTCGAGGTCGGTTTCTACGGCGGAATTGTGTTCCCTCTCCTTACAATGTTCACAAGAATAGCCCTTATTCTCT CAAGTGGACTAACGGGAAGCCGTGAGATTGCAAACTCAATGGTGGATAATAACGTTGGAGTTACTGTGGCATACACTGTCTTTGCTTTGACCATGCAGTGGGGAGCTTGTGTTGTCTTTGGTTTGTCTGGTTTGGGATCAGATCAGTCCATAAGAAATGGAGAAGTCCAGAGAATCTCTTCT GACACAACGATTCCAAGACGACAACTGATAATGAAGATCGTTGCTG CTGGCGTAAAAGCAGATCCTAAGAACAAGAAAGCGGCAGGGATCATGCTCCTGACTTTATTGCCTTTCGTCATGGTCACACTTTCAGAGATGTTTGATTCCAAATCTTGGAAAGATCGTATAGTTTTGATCACTCTAATAATCTCTGGTTCTGCAACTGTTGTCTACTTTCTTTATTCG TATTTTGATACAGCAGACCAAGAGAAGAGCTTAGATCGTGCAAGGTTTGAGCTCATGTCAGAAGTACATAAGCATTTGCAGAATTTTTCACCTCAAAGCTTTATTAAAAATGGACAATTAAGTAAAGAGAGCTTGCACAG ATTGTTTGAAAAGATAGATGTAAACAAAGATGGAAAGATCCAAGTGTCAGAGCTTAAGGATCTGACTGTGGAGTTTGGGATGCTAGGACGAATGAAGTGTGACATACATGAGCTTGCTACAACATTGCTTGCTGATTTCGATAGCGATAGTGATGGTGAGATAGATGAGATTGAATTCGAGAAAGGAATCTCACGATGGCTCAAACAGTACAAGTTTAGTTTCGATAGCACCGAGTGTCAAAGAGATAACCGAGCT GAGGATAGAGTTTTGAGGATGGAACAACCAAAGGAAAGTCTTGTAGCTAAGTTGCTCTCCCAGAGAACCATGAGAGCTACAATTGAAGTTATTGTAGGGATTTTAATTGTCCTATTTCTTGCAACGCCTTTCATGGCGAACATCGAGCTTTTGTCTAAATCAGCTGGAGTTCCTTCCTTCTATGTTGTCTTTGTAGTGATCCCTTTGGCAAGAAACCTAAGAAACGCTTTGACTGCTCACTTCTGTCGCAAGAAAGACAAGGCTAGAGTTACATCAGATACATTCTCTGAG ATATACAAGGATGTTACGATGAACAATCTGCTGGGAATTTCGATTATATTAGCGATTGTATACACAAGAGGATTGACTTGGGATTACTCTACTGAAGTTCTGATTATTGTGATCGTTGGCCTCATAATAGGCGTACCGGCCTATGTTAGATCAACTTATCCGTTTTGGATATGTGTCTTGGCATTTGCTCTCTACTTCTTTTCACTTGTCCTCGTCTATCTTCATTTTAATTCTCGAGACAAGATCGGAACGCTCACCTCTAACATATAG